ctttttttaaacttaatcaACTATATTGAAGCACACTTGACATAGAATGCACCGACATTAGGTGTAGAGTCAGTGAATTGTGATGTATACACCAGTATGTATCCCACTCTTGCAAATAAGATACAGGCTGTTTCCGGgacctccccaccaccaccccaataTTTCCTTGTGTTCTTTTCCAATCAACCACCCTCCAACTAGGCAACCACTGGTTTGATTTCTTTGTAGgctagttttgcctgttctaaaTGCACATATACTTGGAAGCGTACAACATGTATTGTTTTACTTCTGAAATTCTTCTGTTagagaaaatctttttgaaaCTTGAATTGATCAGGCggtcataacaaagtaccacaaacaggGCAGTTTACACTGAAGTTTATTGTCCCACAGTTCTGaaagccagaagtccaaaatcaaggtgtctggcATACCTGGTTCCTATTGAAAGCAGTGAAAAAGAATCTATTCTCTTCCTACCCTCTAGATTCTGGTAGCCttaggcattccttggcttatagatatTATTCTTATTGTGCTTCATGCTGTCTTCCCTTTACACATGTCTACCTTTGCGTCCAGATTTCCTTTGTTTATAAGCGCACAATCaattatattggattagggcttGCACTAATCACCTCACCTTAACTTGAtaatctgcaaagaccctatttccaattAGACTCACATTCAATGGTACTGGAGATTAGGActgcagctttttctttttaatggagaTATAACTGggatataacattgtataaattcAATGTTTaaaacatgttgatttgatacatttatatattgcaataagACTGCTGCtgtagcattagctaacacccTTATCATGTCACATACgtatttctttttgtgtggtGGGAACATtgaagatctagtctcttagcaactttgatgTCTATAATGCAATGTTGTTTTCTGTAATTACTACACCATGCACTAGATTTCCAGGACTCATTTATCTATTGGTTGTAAGTATGTATGTACCTTTATTCGACATCTCCCCAATGCCCCAACCTCCCAGCCCCCTGGTTACTACCATTGTACATTTTGTCTTTGAGATAATTTCCTTAGGTACTCTGTATTTTCAGATAAGAATGGGGAAGAattggggaggaaaagaaaattgaaatgaatcTTCCAGGAAATCCAGACTTTCAGTTTTAGAAGAATGATGGGTAAGAAGTAGAAGAGCACAAGGAAAAATAAGTCGCTTAGGGGTTTCAGCTATAAAAGGACTTAGAGAGGGGATGGAGAGCTCAGTCCTTTTCTTCCTAGACAGGTGTGTCTGATTTTAAACCACAGAGTGTCTAGGGTTGAATTGGTAGGATACAAGAAACTTCTTAGATGAAACCTCTACCTTCATAGAATCTAAGGCAGTTCAACTGCagccaaaaacaatgaaatgcagGGATGAGATCAAAGATCAAAGAGCTCTCATtggccaccaaaaaaaaaaaaaaaaaaaaaaaaaaagctggaagcaGAGATGTAAACTTGGCTGAggtctccaaatatttggaaatcacatAGTCCATCTATAGAACAGATCTCCAAAACCATCCTAGTACTAAGATCCCATGTCTTCTTGAATAGCAAATTCCCAAGCTTGGTCTCAAAACAGTTGAGACTGTAGTGAACTGAATTATGATAATACCATAACAAATGACAGAGTTAACTGCACAGCATAGAAAGCAAGACTGTAAAACTCTGAAAAGATAACATAAGAGAAACCCTAAATGATCTCAGGTATGGTGGTGCTTTTTTAATATACAACATCTAAGatatgatccatgaaagaaatgatTGATAAGCTGGATTTCATTGATATTCAAAACTTCACCTCCACAAAGGACAATGTCAAGTGAATGCAAAGACAAGCCAGAGACAGGGAAAAGTATTTGCacaagacacatctgataaaagactgttatccaaaatatacaaagaagtcttaaaactcaatgataaaaaaaaaaaaaaaaaaacataatttaaaaacaggcTAAAGACCTTGATAGACACttcaacaaagaagatatacagagggCAAATCAAATATTGAAAGATACTCTACATTGTAAGTcattcaggaaatgcaaattaaaagagaTGCTagtacacacctattagaatgaccaaaatctggaacactgacatcACGTGCTGGGAAGGCTATGGTGCAACAGAAAGTCTCACATTGCTGCTGGGAATTATGGtggagccactttggaagacagtttggcactTCCTTACAAAACCAAATATATTCTTACCATACAGTGCAGCAACCATACTctctggtatttacccaaaggagttaaaaacatatatccacacgAGAGGCTATACACAGTTTTGAAGAGCAGCTTAATTCAgaattaccaaaacttggaagcaaccaggTGTCCTttagtagatggatggataaatgaactTTAGTACATACAGAAAATGGTATAATATTCACTGCTAAAATTAAGTGAACTagtaagccatgaaaagatatggaggaaCGTATTACTGAAGcttattattaagtgaaagaagtcaatctgaaaaagctacatactatataattccaactatatgaatTCAAGAAAAGGCAgaattatggagacagtaaaaaaaagaaaaaagaaagtcagtgGCTGCCAGGGATGAGCCAGGGGAAGATGAATAGCCAGAGTGCAGACGCCtttcagggcagtgaaaatgCTCTGTATATACTGCAATTGTGGACATTTGTCATTGTACGTTTGTCCAAACCTGTAGAATGAATGTAcgacaccaagagtgaacccgaTGTAGACTATGAACTTTGGGCGATTATGATGTGTCAAAGTTGATGCACTGATTGCAGCAAATGTTCCATTCTTGTGGGAATGTTGTTAATGGAGAAGCCTGTGTATGTGTGGGAGGATTTGGTTTAGAGGAAATCTCTTTACTTCCCTCTCATTTTTGTTGTAAACCTGAAACAGTTCTAAAAAATGAAGCACTGAAAAGTTTGTTAAACTTTTCAAAGATAGACTGGTTTCTCTCTACCCCAATTTATGCCAGATAGGTCctcttatttacttttctgtttggGTGGGGACGTTAGAGGACATCTATGGAGCTCTTCCCTTTCATCAAAGACTATTACTTTCTGGAATATAGTTACTGAAAGTTTATATCCTCATTTTGatgttgttattaaaaaaaaaaaaagcaagtagtGAGTGTCCAGCTCATCTAGCTTATTTGATTGCTAGGGTGCAAATGATGTagggttggtttttgtttgattCTTTTGTAGCTTTTAGTAtccatgttttataaaaatatctaccCACAGATAtaccatttctgttgtttttcatcGTTTTGTAAAGATTCAAGTTTCCAACTGATACGATTTTCCATCAACCTGAAgagatttcctttatattttcttatagtgCAGTTCTTATGGTAATGGAATTTTCAGTTTGTTTgtctcaaaatgtttttattttaccttcgtTTCTTGTGAATATGTAAGTTCCCACCCAGACTGACTCTTTTCTTGAAGTGCTTGcaatttccaaaaagaaatcaatgaagagtcagccattatttttattttgttcagtttattttcttgtaatgtGCCTTATTTCTGTGCTGCTTTTAAGatcattgcttttttctttggttatctgcaatttgattataatgtgtcctGGTAtgattttccttgttttgaacTTGGATTTATTGATTGCTTTTtattagaaatgtgaaaaatatttgcctttatgTCTACTTTAAAGCCTTCTTCTGATGTTCCAATTATatgcttattaatatttttgacttCTTAATATTCTTTCACAGATCACcgagtttttgttcattttatcccTCCATCTTCCCCCTACCTCCCCAGTGTTTCAGTATTGCCCTGTTTCTACCTATAGGATTACTGAAGTTCTTTCTTCAGATAACGCTCTTCTTTCTGCTGTTCTGTCTCATAAATTCAAGCCACTGAAGACTCTCTGCACTTGCCCATCCTCTTGCCCACCCACAAGTCTCCTTGTCTTCCTTCCTGTGCTATGCTTTGAAAAGGGTCTCCAGGAGCAATGATAgggttcattaatttttttatttgcttttctcaaaGATCACCATTCTgcgcttctttttttttccagtatgtgaaaactatatatatagttctttcatatatatatatatatatatatgtctaaatacatatatgtctatatatatatatatatatatatatatatatatatatatatatttgtacttaACATTGCTGCTTATTGCGGACAGGCTAGTTCAGTGCCAGTTATTCCATCATAAAGAGAAGAGTAAGACTACTTCATTTGTTGAGCTTGACAGTTCTTATACATTACAACCACATTGAATGTGACATAAAATAGGCATAAGATAAATCAAACCTAtatgaatatgttttatttagaaaagttGGTACATTATTTCCAGAATAATTCCATATTTTATGTCTTCATCagttaaaaatttgatttttttctagctaTTTTCCTTGGCATTTAAAACCGCATGTAACTTATAAGAACTTTTAATTGCATAtgtattagtattttaatttttctttttttaaatttttatttatttatgatagtcacagagagagagagagaggcagagacataggcagagggagaagcaggctccacgcactgggagccctacgtgggattcgatcccgggtctccaggatcgcgccctgggccaaaggcaggcgccaaaccgctgtgccacccagggatcccagtattttaatttttgatgattaatttcaagaataaatatttcagatcAAACTGGGAAATGAGAGtatcaagatattttaaaaattatatttgggtAAATTTACGtacattaagattttaaaagaaaaagtggaatTATAGCATCTTTTGGGACTCACTGTCAAGAATTTTGATGACTACTTTTCAGAAATTATCTTCAAAAATCCAATTTTATATTGAATAAACTATTCTAATATTTAAGGAGCTCAGAGTATTTGTGGTAAATTTTTAGCCCTTTTATTTTTGAGAACCTTTATTTGCAGTTAGATTGTGAAGGTTATACTATGTTCAAGATGGTTTGTAAAGATGAGTAAAGTTTAATTAATGATTAATTACTTTCAAATATGTTACAAAGTTAACAATAACAAATGCTGTCTTTTATTGTTTCTATTCTGTAAATTGAAATGCttacaaatccttttttttttttttttcaaatccttaaATATATCTTTGAAACTTATAAGATGGTTTTTCAGGGTTATGGGGAAGTTTCTTAACTCCTACCCTCCAGTCTGAGCTGAATGTCACTTTGTTGTACATCAAGGAATACCCtggatatatttcaaaaatagcaCATAATTTACAGAATTGTAATAATCTATTGgcttctttgttttctccatttgATTTAAAATCCCATGAGGCAATGAATGGTACATTTTTCATCCTAGTGTCAATTATAGCCTATAATACAGAGTGGATATTTTATACTTGTTTGTTaagtaaacaaatgagtaaatcaTTTCTGTATTGCagttgtatgttggcaaattgaacaccaataaaaaataaatttatcattaaaaaaataaaataaaaaaataaaaaggattgttCCAGCAGGAATATGAACTTTAGAGAAATGACTGGATGCTAACACTacattttgtatcttttcttaCAGGCTCTTAAATCTGATCTACAatggaaaaatttcttttttatctgtttttcattGGCATAGCAGTGAGAGCTCAGATCTGTCCAAAGCGTTGTGTCTGTCAGATTTTGTCTCCTAATCTCGCAACCCTTTGTGCCAAGAAAGGGCTTTTATTTGTTCCACCAAACATTgacagaagaactgtggaactgCGGTTGGCAGACAATTTTGTTacgaatattaaaagaaaagattttgcaAATATGACCAGCTTGGTGGACCTGACGCTATCCAGGAATACGATAAGTTTTATTACACCTCATGCTTTTGCTGACTTACGAAATTTGAGGGCATTGCATTTGAATAGCAACAGATTGactaaaattacaaatgataTGTTCAGTGGGCTTTCCAATCTCCATCATTTGATACTGAACAACAATCAACTGACTTTAATTTCTTCTACAGCATTTGATGATGTCTTTGCCCTTGAGGAGCTGGATCTGTCCTACAATAATTTAGAAACGATTCCCTGGGATGCTGTTGAGAAGATGGTTAGCTTGCACACCCTTAGTTTGGATCACAATATGATTGATAACATTCCTAAGGGGACATTCTCCCACTTGCACAAAATGACTCGGCTAGATGTAACATCCAATAAATTGCAGAAGCTACCACCTGATCCTCTCTTTCAGCGAGCTCAGGTACTAGCAACCTCAGGAATAATCAGCCCATCAACTTTTGCATTAAGTTTTGGTGGAAACCCTTTGCATTGCAATTGTGAATTGTTGTGGTTGAGGCGTCTGTCCAGAGAAGATGACCTAGAGACTTGCGCTTCTCCAGCACTTTTAACTGGCCGCTATTTTTGGTCAATTCCTGAGGAAGAGTTTTTATGTGAGCCTCCTCTCATTACTCGTCATACACATGAAATGAGAGTCCTGGAAGGTCAAAGGGCAACTCTGAGGTGCAAAGCCAGGGGAGACCCTGAACCTGCAATTCACTGGATTTCTCCGGAAGGAAAGCTGATTTCAAATGCAACAAGATCTCTGGTGTATGACAACGGGACACTTGATATTCTTATAACAACTGTAAAGGATACAGGTGCTTTTACCTGCATTGCTTCCAATCCTGCTGGGGAAGCAACACAAACAGTGGATCTTCATATAATTAAGCTCCCTCACTTACTAAACAGTACAAACCATATCCATGAGCCTGATCCTGGTTCTTCAGATATCTCAACTTCTACTAAGTCAGGTTCTAATGCAAGCAGTAGTAATGGTGATACTAAAATGAGCCAAGATAAAATTGTAGTAGCAGAAGCAACATCATCTACTGCActacttaaatttaattttcaaaggaaTATTCCTGGGATACGTATGTTCCAAATCCAGTACAATGGTACTTATGATGACACTCTTGTTTACAGGTAAGAGAAATTAACCAAATGTTTATATTTACCATGCATATTAATGTAGGGTTTCTTCATGTACTActgacttgttttttttaattggcagtGCTACTCTGTGTTCTAATTACAGCACTCCATTTTTGTTAAAGTGTACAATGTAAGGTTTGTGAAAGGTGAATACCTGTggggaaatattttgaatttttagagagttcaaatttatatttaatattatgctTACTTACCTTTTTCCCCTTCATCTAAGAGATGTGACTATCAGAGaataagattgatttattttaaaaactcaaaaacataCCAGAATTTACACATCCACATGAGTGTTCTTTCCTTCAAGGAAGTCACGTTGGGAGGCTATTCCATTATCCCAATGATGCTGGCATTGCTCAAAGCACTTTTGGAATTATCTTTAGAATCTTCGTCATACTATTTTGAATATCCTCAGTGGTGGCAAATCTTCGTCTTTTGAGGGTGAATTTGAATTTTGGAAACAAGCAAAAGCCATATGGAGCCAAGTCTTATGAATAAGGTGGGTGATCAAGATGGGTATTGCCATTTTTGGTCAAAAATAGGATGtaactataaaataatgagaCTGATTTTTTTGAGTGATTGAGTTATATGCATGTGTATTGTTTCATATATACTGGTTCTTAAGACAGTTCCAAAGAGAaagttgataaatattttgagCAGTGAAAGTATCACTGGAGTTAAGTACATAATCTTCTCATAAGGACTTTGATGGAGAATTTCATTCTGATTATAGATTTTCTGGTATGTTTTTCTAAAGTTCAGCCTCATTGATTTATAGTCACATCTTGTCCAATTTTCAAttggaaatatacatttttacctctccatataatttcactcatgatAGACTATTATTACTCCTAGGAAATGATGCAAACTCATGgttttgaaatatacatatatattttttgtcttgaAGCTTTTCTGAAATAAGATTAACTCAATTTTATATACCCAGGTGAATTCTTGAAGATAATTTGATTTTCACTCATGTATGGAAATGAGAGAACTGTTTAAAAATGAGCATGGGCTggtggaaaagacaaaactggcCCAGCTAGCCATATGATCCATCCTGGGCAAAGTTCTACCTGACTGGGTTTTaatttcctcctctttaaaaGCAAGCGATTaaagtaaattatttctaatatccCTCTCATCACTAAACATATGATCATGTAGACTATGATGCATGCATATTAGCATAAAGTAGTTTGTCCTTCTCATACTCAGCTCTTTATCTGGGCTATCCATTATTTAACCTTTTGTCAAAGAAGAATATGTGCTTCTACCCCTCACCTTCACGTAGctactaacattttatttattttattttattttattttattttattttattttattattttattttattttattttatatatatgtgtaaataggTCAGCTTTTACTTTCCAAATTATACGATTCTCATCTTGCCATGATAAGTAAATTCTATGTGACCTTCAGAAAATTGCTTGAATTTCCTGACTTCAGTGTTTGTCATCAATAAAATAGTAATGCCTACAGTAACtgtaagaataaaattatagtgttccaaaaaaaaggataaaattatagtatatataatgtGCTTAGTAATGCCTGCTGTTTATCATGCACTAAATGATAGTGATTTTAATCACAAATACATACTCTAGCCTGTTTCCTAGTTTATTTAGAACACATCTAGGTTGTATAATGGATTAGCattgccaaattttaaaatttcctaaaaaatTCTTTCAGGGAAAGCATATAGtttcaagaattatttttctaaatgaaattttagTTTAGGTCATATTTGattgctacttaaaaaaaaatggaaaaaaaagcatcCGTGGAAGAGTTTTGTGATATAATGGACTGAGTTATCTATAAACTTTTATCAAACTTTAGCAACTATTCTGAAGGTAATTTCATCAGCCCACAATGGGTAGGATGATGGATTTATGCTCTGGTCAACAGCCTTGCCCTGTTCATGTTTTTAGGATAATATTCCTCATGCATTTTCATCAACCTCATTTTTAGATAGTAACATACTGAAAGCCACATGTTGAAGACATTAGAGAAGGCTGAGATCTGTAAATAAAGTACTTTAATCGTAGTAATTAGTGGAGTTATTAAAGATAGGTTAACTGGTACCATTCCATAGCAGCTTAAAACTGACTTGGAAAACAAATACTCTGATGCCTTTCCATTCTGGTTTCTAATGTGATTGTCAGTGTTTTCCCTTCCTTCAAATTGGCTTTTAGTCACAGAGGTGTTGTAAGTGCTAAATGGATTTGTTTAGTAGTCAGATAATGTCACAGTCACACCTTTCAAAAGCAATTTGtcataaatgattttttagcCATGGCTTTTATCAGGAGGTCTGCTTTGCCAGGCAATGTAATTAGTAAGCTTGTCAAGGCCTGGTGCAGGCACCATTAATACAATGTAGAATCCAACAATGACTTTTAGCCATTTTACATAGGTAAATATAAGATTAGATCATTTTCTCGTATTTTGTATCTGTTATAAATGTGCTTATCTTAATGAGTACTGAAATGAAACAGAACTGAAGTCATAATggctctgtgtgtatatatatgtcttatttttaatattaacacaAACTCCATTGTCCCTCAGAATGATACCTCCTACGAGCAAAACTTTTCTTGTCAATAACCTGGCTGCTGGAACTATGTATGACTTGTGTGTCTTGGCAATATATGATGATGGCATCACTTCCCTCACTGCCACCAGAGTCGTGGGTTGCATCCAGTTTACGACGGAACAGGATTATGTGCGATGCCATTTCATGCAGTCCCAGTTTTTGGGAGGCACCATGATCATTATTATTGGTGGAATAATTGTAGCATCTGTGCTCGTTTTCATCATCATTCTAATGATCCGGTATAAGGTTTGTAACAATAATGGGCAACACAAGGTCACCAAGGTCAGCAATGTCTACTCTCAAACTAATGGGGCTCAGATACAAGGCTGCAGTGTGACGCTGCCCCAGTCCATGTCCAAACAAGCTGTGGGACATGAAGAGAATGCCCAGTGTTGTAAAGTTGCCAATGACAATGTGATACAATCTTCAGAAACTTGTTCAAGTCAGGACTCCTCTACCACTACCTCTGCTTTGCCTCCTACCTGGACTTCAAATGCTTCTGTGTcccaaaagcagaaaagaaagcctGGCACAAAGCCAAGTGCTGAACCACAGAATGAAGCGGTCACAAATATTGAGTCCCAAAACACTAACAGGAACAACTCCACTGCATTGCAGTTAGCTAGTCGACCTCCTGATTCTGTCACAGAGGGGCCCACATCTAAAAGAGCACACTCAAAGCCAAGTAAGTTTCTCACTTTGCCTGCTGAGAGATCCAGAGCGAGGCACAGGTACTCCCTGAATGGAGAATTAAAGGAATACTATTGTTATATTAACTCACTGAACATATGTGGACGGTCTAAAAGAAGCATGTCTATGAATGCGATGTTAATTCAATCCAACAGTTCTGATGGGCATAGTGGAAAAGCAACTCTTTCCGATTCTGAGTGGATATTGGAAAGCACTGTGTaacctattatttctttttaatgaagaaattactttgaaaactCATATAAgaaattggaatttgaaattccagttttgtttctctgatACATGCCTCATAGAGCCAAGGTGTATAAACCTTCTAGGTATAGTTTAATATATGAAGGTGACATATATAAAATGGTCTGGGGATAAAAGCATGACATAGCAGCAGTGCCTCTTCCCATTCTAGGGCTGGCTTCCAGGTTCTACAAtagcaaaatgcaaaataaaggtTGTCACCAGGTAAAAATGTCTTGCATAAATCATGCTATTTCCTCCAGTCTTAAAAAGGACCACCTAAACTGATGAGTATTTTTCAGTGAGTatattgcatattttctttcaagGACAGTAGTGTTTGTTTTCAGGCAGATATCAAAAAGGACAACTCTGTGTTCTTAtggtatttaaaatgaaatattcagtaAGTATATCCAGACAGTGTTAAAATAAGTACCCTTCTAAAGAACATTCTTGGTTCAGGTGCCTTAATGGATTTATGGTATTTCTCATCCATGACTTAGCTTCTTTGATGGGAAGCAAAAGAATATTCAAGTGATTttgcatttatcaaaaaaaaatctagttattATAAGCTGCTACCTGCTACCCTGGGCATGTGAGggtgttttcattcattcagtatacatttgcagaatgaatgaatgttatatttttctttatggaaattaaaaagggagacagaaatacAAGACATTATCAAAgggatgtttatttttatcactaagtaaaatgaaaagattactTCTAGTGGGATTCTTACTACGTTTATAAGCAATATAAAGTCATCGCTCATTAACCAGGTAgtgatttcatttttcccttctttcctttccataatTCTCAGTTGGAATGTTTCTTTGTTAGACTGAATGCGTTTATTTTAACCAAAACCTGTGAtaaatttaattagaaattattcAGCTTAGTgataatctattatttttttaaatttagtcagACAATAATATTGCTCTTTGATATATGGCATTCTTGGACATCCACTGAAATCAAGGTATATAGATAAATGTTCCTATCTACTTATTGAAAATCTTATATGGCAACTTGATGGTGTTTTATTAAAGACTGGTAAATGGGGGTTAACATTAGGGCATTCTTTGGTGTTTGGGGAGGGACGTTGAAAATAAGCTTCCAGTGAGAGTCTTGTACACACAAAAAATTTAGCCATAATACAATAAGGtatgtactttatatatataacatactcCATGGGA
This Canis lupus familiaris isolate Mischka breed German Shepherd chromosome 8, alternate assembly UU_Cfam_GSD_1.0, whole genome shotgun sequence DNA region includes the following protein-coding sequences:
- the LRFN5 gene encoding leucine-rich repeat and fibronectin type-III domain-containing protein 5; the encoded protein is MEKFLFYLFFIGIAVRAQICPKRCVCQILSPNLATLCAKKGLLFVPPNIDRRTVELRLADNFVTNIKRKDFANMTSLVDLTLSRNTISFITPHAFADLRNLRALHLNSNRLTKITNDMFSGLSNLHHLILNNNQLTLISSTAFDDVFALEELDLSYNNLETIPWDAVEKMVSLHTLSLDHNMIDNIPKGTFSHLHKMTRLDVTSNKLQKLPPDPLFQRAQVLATSGIISPSTFALSFGGNPLHCNCELLWLRRLSREDDLETCASPALLTGRYFWSIPEEEFLCEPPLITRHTHEMRVLEGQRATLRCKARGDPEPAIHWISPEGKLISNATRSLVYDNGTLDILITTVKDTGAFTCIASNPAGEATQTVDLHIIKLPHLLNSTNHIHEPDPGSSDISTSTKSGSNASSSNGDTKMSQDKIVVAEATSSTALLKFNFQRNIPGIRMFQIQYNGTYDDTLVYRMIPPTSKTFLVNNLAAGTMYDLCVLAIYDDGITSLTATRVVGCIQFTTEQDYVRCHFMQSQFLGGTMIIIIGGIIVASVLVFIIILMIRYKVCNNNGQHKVTKVSNVYSQTNGAQIQGCSVTLPQSMSKQAVGHEENAQCCKVANDNVIQSSETCSSQDSSTTTSALPPTWTSNASVSQKQKRKPGTKPSAEPQNEAVTNIESQNTNRNNSTALQLASRPPDSVTEGPTSKRAHSKPNALLTNVDQIVQETQRLELI